The genomic region AGTACCTACCCCACACATTGGATTCACAAAGGGTGATTCTGGATTCCATCCTCCTGCTAATATGGTTGAAGCAGCAAGATTTTCGGCCATGGGAGCTTTTCCCGGGATTTTTCGATAGCCTCTTTTTGCAAGTGTATCTCCATTGGTATTGATATAAAGAGAGGCTTGCGTTTCCCTCCAAAACATTTGAAATACAGCCCCATTGAATTCTGAGCCTGAATCCGGCCTTTGACCAGTTATTTCCCTAAACCGATCAACAATGGCATCTTTGATTTTAACATTAACAAATAAAGGATTGTCCACACTTTCATGTTCTACATGAGATACCACCGAAAAATAATCATCCTTTTTGATATAATTTTCCCAGGGAATCACTTTAACCCTTCTGTAAATATCCTTAGCATGATGTAGATAAAAAGATTTGATCTCAAAAAGTACATGGCTAGCGGTCCTTAGGTGCAGGTTTAAAAAAATACAATCATTTAAACTTGCTTTAATTTCAACTCCCGTGCGATGAACTAAGATTGGTTTAAAGCCTAAACCAATTAATTCCTCTTCTAAATAAGGAGCAAACCGGTCCTTACAGGTAACCATTACCTTTCCTTTTTCTTTAAAATCTATCATTTGACAAAATTAGGTGATTTGTTGGATTTATTTGATTTGTAAAATCAAATATGTAAACCCGAATCTCTGTCTGCAAACACTAATAATTAGAACAGGATCAACGAATCTGCTCTGGTGGGCAGATAAACGCAGATTGAAAGGAATTGTTGAACTCCATTTTTTTCACAGGTTTTCCTGATAAATTTTCCCTGCAATTTATTAAATGGATAACCAGTAATTAAAAGATCTATTCTTCTAAAATATCTAAAATAAAAAAAGGAACCCTCCAGGGCTCCTTCATAACATTTAACCACTAATTTATTTACCTGGGTTTGACATCGTTAATCCATTTGGCCAAAGTTTGGTAACCTATATGATGGTGATCAGCAAATTCTTCCGCACTGGCATTCTCTTCTTCCATGGCATACTCAAACCATTTTTCCAAAATTTCATCTTTATTATAAACTTTTTTGGGTAGGCCTTCAGCATTTAGGGCAATGGGTTTATGGCTATGATTTGTTCCCCCTACAAGGTCAATTAACTCTTGAAGGTCTTTTCTAAATGGGCCATCCAATAGGTCTATCCCCTTTTCTTTCAATTTTCCCAAGGCTTTGTGCCTCACATCTACTGGGGTTACCGGAATTCCTTTTTTTGCTGCTTCTTCCAATTTGAGCACTTTGCCTTTACTATCTACATAGATAAATTTTTCCTTGTTTTCTTTTATTATTTTAATGGCATCTTTAATTAGTTGTCGCATGTTCATAAGTTTTTCTTTTTCAATTTCAATTAGTTAGAACAATAAAATTATTGAGGCCCAATGGGAAAGATTCTTTCGAAGAATCTATAAAATCTTAATTTATTTTTATCTTTTCTTTATTTTTCAATACTTATATTTTTCTAAGTATTTATATTAATATAGGTATAATTTGGGATTCATAAAAATTAAAACCGGATTCATTGGGAAATATATTGATCCTAAATATTTCTTTCCTGTTAAGGAATTAATCTGGCCATTCCCTCTCTTGATGATTTTAATTAACTTTGCCTGCTAAAGAAAAACGGGATTGTTGAACTTAAAACACAGTAATTTTCGTTGCTAGAAAATAATTAAAACCTCATGGACCTTTAATCCATGAAAATAGATTAAAGTATGAATAAAAAGACCAGGGTCGTAGTTGGCCTCTCAGGTGGCGTGGACAGTTCCGTGACAGCCTACTTGCTTCAACAACAAGGATATGAAGTCATTGGGATGTTTATGAAAAACTGGCATGATGAATCCGTAACTATTTCCAACGAATGTCCTTGGATGGAAGATAGTACTGATGCCATGTTGGTAGCCGAAAAATTAGGAATTCCCTTTCAAGCTATTGATTTAAGTGAGGAATACCGGGAAAGAATTGTGGATTATATGTTTGCTGAATATGAAGCAGGCAGGACTCCTAATCCGGATGTTCTTTGTAACCGGGAAATTAAGTTTGATATTTTTTTAAAAGCAGCCCAAAAGTTAAAGGCCAATTATGTGGCCACCGGGCATTATTGCCAAAAAGGTGAAATTGAAGTAAATGGACATAAAGTATTCCAACTTCTTGCAGGTGCAGACCCCAACAAAGATCAAAGTTATTTTCTTTGCCAATTGACCCAAGATCAATTGGCAAAGGCGTTGTTTCCTATTGGCCATCTTCAAAAATTTGAAGTCAGACAAATTGCCAAGGAACAAGAATTAGTAACGGCTGATAAAAAGGATAGCCAGGGCCTTTGCTTTGTTGGAAAGGTAAGGTTACCCGAATTCCTTCAGCAACAATTAAAGCCCAAAAAAGGGCCAATTGTGGTTGTACCAGAAGATTTGCCAATTTATCAACATCAAAAAGTTCCTGCTGGGATGGCTCCTGAAGATTTGGACCAGGAAGCCCTTGAGCAAATATGTTTGCCGGTCCACTATCAAAAAGATCAGGGAAAAAAAATAGCTGAACATAATGGAGCCCATTATTTTACAGTGGGTCAAAGGAAAGGCCTGAATGTTGGAGGAACTGGGAAACCCTTATTTGTCATTGGTACGGATACTCAGGAAAACGTAATTTATACCGGTCTTGGAGAAGACCATCCTGGGTTGATGAGAAATGGCCTTTTCGTTCCTGCTAAGGATATCCATTGGATCAGGAAAGACCTGGAGTTGACTCCAGGTCAAAGCAAAAGGTATTTGGCAAGGATCCGTTACAGGCAGCCATTGAGCTGGGCTACCCTGATCATGAAGAAAAATGGTTTATATGTACTTTTCGAAAAGCCTCAAAAAGGAATAGCTTCAGGGCAGTTTGTTGCTTGGTATGATGGTGAAGAAAGTATTGGATCTGGAGTGATAGCATAGTCAAAAGGAAAAAAAAGAAGGTGACCAAATGGTCACCTTCTTTTTTTATGACTATCTATTTAAGAATACCCATATCCTTATAAGAAAAGGTGTTATGCTTAAGTGGTAATATCCATTTAAAATCAAATAAGACCATTAACCTTCCTAATGAAAATGGGAATAAAATTTTGCCGATTCCCCATTTATATCTCTAATGATTTCAATTGAATTTTAGGTATATTGTCGAAAACCTAAAAAAAAATAAACCATGAAAAAATTATCAGTTGCAAAGCTAATGATGTCAACCATCTTCGGCTTATTTATATGCATGAGCGTGATGGCCCAAGAAGAAAAGAAAATGGCCAGTCCTCCGGAATCTGTTGAAGGTGAAATCAATGGGGCAAAAATTTCAATCCATTACCATAGCCCATCTGTAAAAGGAAGGGAAATTTTTGGTGGTTTGGTACCCTATGGAAAAGTTTGGAGAGCCGGTGCGAATAACGCAACTACATTTGAAACTGATAAGGACCTTAAAATCCAAGGGGAAACCTTACCTGCCGGTAAATATAGCTTTTTCATACTCCCTGGTGAGGAAGAGTCAGTTTTTATCTTTAATACCGTTGCCAAACAATGGGGAGCATATGATTATGATGAATCCAAAGATGCATTAAGGGTAACTGTTCCTGTGGAAGAAATGGATGAAATGGAAGAAATGTTAGTTTATAAAATTGTTGATGATGGGATTGAAGTAAAATGGAATCATACCAAATTCAAAGCAATCATAGAATAAGCATACATTAAATCAGTATTTAAAATCCGACCCAAAGCTGGTCGGATTTTTTTTTATATCCCTCCTCTTTCTTTTACTTTTCAATTTAGGATTATACTTCAGGCCTATTGAATTCCAATTTTTCAAAGAGTACCTTTGAGCAAAAATCCTGAATACACTTGGCTTTTCATCCAAAAACAATTGACCTACCTGTAGTAGAAATTTTACCCCAGGCCCGGGAAAAACTATCAGACCATAATACCTTGATTTTAAATGCACCTCCTGGAGCAGGGAAAAGTACGGTCGTTCCTTTGGCCTTATTAGAGGAATTATGGTTGGCAGGAAAAAAAATTTTAATGTTGGAACCTAGAAGGTTAGCCGCAAAATCCATTGCAAAGAGGATGGCGGACTTATTGGGAGAAGACATTGGAAAAAATGTAGGTTTTCGGATTCGATTTGAAAATCAAACTACAAGTCAAACCCGTATTGAGGTGCTTACGGAAGGTATTCTTACAAGGATGATCCATAATGACAACGCATTGGAGGATGTTGGTTTGGTTATTTTTGATGAATTTCATGAGCGAAATATCCATGCGGATGTTGCTATGGCCTTGTGTAGAGAAGTCCAACAAATACTTAGACCTGACCTAAGGATATTGGTTATGTCGGCCACCTTAGATTTGCCCCTATTGTCCCAGTTATTAGAGGCACCTATAGTAGAAAGTAAAGGAAAGCAGTATCCTGTTAATATTATCCATACCCATGAAACGGATGAATGGTCAATTCCTGAATCCACGGCAAGTATAATTCAGACTGCTTGCACGGAACAGCATGGTGATATATTGGCATTTTTACCAGGGCAGGGTGAAATCAAAAAATGTGAGGACATCCTGAAAACCAAATTGCCCCAAATGGAAATTTGTCCCTTGTTTGGCCAACTTCCCCTTTATCAACAACAAAAAGCCATATTTCCCCACCCAAAGGGTAAAAGGAAAGTGGTCCTGGCTACCTCTATTGCAGAAACCAGTTTGACCATTGAAGGTATCCATACGGTGGTGGATTCCGGATTTGGCCGTTCCTCCCTTTTTGATCCTCGTTCAGGACTTTCAAGGTTGGTAACAACTCCCATAACCAAAGATGCTGCAGACCAAAGAGCTGGGAGAGCGGGGCGTTTGGGACCAGGCACTTGCTATAGGCTTTGGACCAGGGCTACTGAAGACAGGATGAAACCATTTAGAGTTCCGGAAATCCTTGAGGCAGATTTAGCCTCTTTATTTTTGGACCTGGTTCAATGGGGAATTGATGATATAAATAAAATGACTTGGCTAACCCCCCCTCCCCAAGGAGCACTAAACCAAGCCAGGGAATTGTTGGAAGAATTAGGAGCCATTTCGGAGGGTAAAATCACCTCCCATGGGAAGCTGATTAGGGATTTACCTTGCCATCCCAGAATAGCCCATATGTTAATCAAAGCTAAAGGACTAGGTAAACTGCCTTTGGCCACTGATATTGCTGCCCTTTTGGATGAAAGAGATCCTCTGGATAAGGAAATGGGGACTGATTTTAACCTTAGGTTGGAAGCTTTACGTAGACATCGTGATCAAAAAAGGAAAGGGAAAAAATTGGCCAAAATCGAAATGGTAGCAGGAAACTATCGAAAACTTTTTAGGATCGAAATAGAGAATGTTTCCTTTGATCACTTGGATACCGGTTTATTATTGACCTATGCCTACCCAGAGAGGATTGCCCATGCAAGACCTGGTAATAATGCCCAATTTCAATTGACCAATGGAAAATTGGCGATGATGTCCCATTTGGATCACCTTGCCCATGAACCTTGGATTTGTATTTCCCATATTGACGCAAGGGATGGGATGGGAAAAATTTTTATGGCTGCCCCTTTAGATCCAGAATACCTCGCACCGATGGTTAAAGAACAAGAGGTAGTCAATTGGGAAACCCATAAGGGTGGTTTTATTGCAGAAAAACAATGGCGAATCGGTCACATTGTTTTGAAGAAAAAGCCCCTTAAACATTTTGATCCTTCCCTTAAGGAAAAGGCAATTTACAAAGCCATACAAAATGAAGGTGAAAGGTTATTAAACTTTGACAAAGAGGTGGAACAATTCCAAAACAGGATCAACAGCTTGCGAATATGGAGGCCTGATGAAAATTGGCCAGACCTGAGTTCCGGGGCAATTACAAAAAAACCGGATATGTTAATTCCTTATATTCAAGGAATTGAGAAACCGGAAGATTTAAAAAAACTGGATCTTAAAAAAATATTGTTTCATGATTTACCATTTGAATTGCAAAACCAACTTGAAGTACTAGCTCCGGAAAAAATTAAAGTCCCCTCTGGATCCCGGGTAAAAATCAAATATTCCCAGGATGGCGAGCTACCAGTATTAGAGGTTCGGCTTCAGGAGGTTTTTGGGTTATTGGACAGCCCAAAAGTAAATGAAGGAAATACCCCATTAATGGTGCATTTATTATCCCCAGGCTTTAAACCGGTACAGATCACAGGTGATTTGAGGAGTTTCTGGGAAAATGCCTATTTTGAAGTTAAAAAGGAGTTAAAAAGAAGGTATCCAAAACACCAATGGCCGGAAAACCCCTTGGAAGCAGAAGCAGTCCGGGGA from Echinicola jeungdonensis harbors:
- a CDS encoding THUMP domain-containing class I SAM-dependent RNA methyltransferase, translating into MIDFKEKGKVMVTCKDRFAPYLEEELIGLGFKPILVHRTGVEIKASLNDCIFLNLHLRTASHVLFEIKSFYLHHAKDIYRRVKVIPWENYIKKDDYFSVVSHVEHESVDNPLFVNVKIKDAIVDRFREITGQRPDSGSEFNGAVFQMFWRETQASLYINTNGDTLAKRGYRKIPGKAPMAENLAASTILAGGWNPESPFVNPMCGVGTLVIEAALMATNRFPGLFRDHYSFMHILGFDKEIYQHMLDELRAKVNDNITANFIASDISERAIYASKENAKTAEVADHIQFEEGDFEETSVPEADEGVVFFNPEYGERLGEEDALLETYRRIGDFMKQKCPGYTGLIFTGNKNLAKRIGLKPKRKIEFYNGTIDCRLLKFELYKGSKKIKS
- a CDS encoding DUF2911 domain-containing protein, whose protein sequence is MKKLSVAKLMMSTIFGLFICMSVMAQEEKKMASPPESVEGEINGAKISIHYHSPSVKGREIFGGLVPYGKVWRAGANNATTFETDKDLKIQGETLPAGKYSFFILPGEEESVFIFNTVAKQWGAYDYDESKDALRVTVPVEEMDEMEEMLVYKIVDDGIEVKWNHTKFKAIIE
- the hrpB gene encoding ATP-dependent helicase HrpB, with translation MAFHPKTIDLPVVEILPQAREKLSDHNTLILNAPPGAGKSTVVPLALLEELWLAGKKILMLEPRRLAAKSIAKRMADLLGEDIGKNVGFRIRFENQTTSQTRIEVLTEGILTRMIHNDNALEDVGLVIFDEFHERNIHADVAMALCREVQQILRPDLRILVMSATLDLPLLSQLLEAPIVESKGKQYPVNIIHTHETDEWSIPESTASIIQTACTEQHGDILAFLPGQGEIKKCEDILKTKLPQMEICPLFGQLPLYQQQKAIFPHPKGKRKVVLATSIAETSLTIEGIHTVVDSGFGRSSLFDPRSGLSRLVTTPITKDAADQRAGRAGRLGPGTCYRLWTRATEDRMKPFRVPEILEADLASLFLDLVQWGIDDINKMTWLTPPPQGALNQARELLEELGAISEGKITSHGKLIRDLPCHPRIAHMLIKAKGLGKLPLATDIAALLDERDPLDKEMGTDFNLRLEALRRHRDQKRKGKKLAKIEMVAGNYRKLFRIEIENVSFDHLDTGLLLTYAYPERIAHARPGNNAQFQLTNGKLAMMSHLDHLAHEPWICISHIDARDGMGKIFMAAPLDPEYLAPMVKEQEVVNWETHKGGFIAEKQWRIGHIVLKKKPLKHFDPSLKEKAIYKAIQNEGERLLNFDKEVEQFQNRINSLRIWRPDENWPDLSSGAITKKPDMLIPYIQGIEKPEDLKKLDLKKILFHDLPFELQNQLEVLAPEKIKVPSGSRVKIKYSQDGELPVLEVRLQEVFGLLDSPKVNEGNTPLMVHLLSPGFKPVQITGDLRSFWENAYFEVKKELKRRYPKHQWPENPLEAEAVRGVKRRGK
- the mnmA gene encoding tRNA 2-thiouridine(34) synthase MnmA, whose translation is MNKKTRVVVGLSGGVDSSVTAYLLQQQGYEVIGMFMKNWHDESVTISNECPWMEDSTDAMLVAEKLGIPFQAIDLSEEYRERIVDYMFAEYEAGRTPNPDVLCNREIKFDIFLKAAQKLKANYVATGHYCQKGEIEVNGHKVFQLLAGADPNKDQSYFLCQLTQDQLAKALFPIGHLQKFEVRQIAKEQELVTADKKDSQGLCFVGKVRLPEFLQQQLKPKKGPIVVVPEDLPIYQHQKVPAGMAPEDLDQEALEQICLPVHYQKDQGKKIAEHNGAHYFTVGQRKGLNVGGTGKPLFVIGTDTQENVIYTGLGEDHPGLMRNGLFVPAKDIHWIRKDLELTPGQSKRYLARIRYRQPLSWATLIMKKNGLYVLFEKPQKGIASGQFVAWYDGEESIGSGVIA